The sequence CGGGTGGTCACCAGCACGGGCCCGGCAACGGCGGACCCTCCGGATCGGCTTCGCCGATCCGAAAGGGACCCCGGCCGCGCGGACGTCGGCTGCGTCGCCGGCGTCGCCGGGGACGGGTCCGAGGTCAGGCTCATAGCCGAATCTCCTCCGGGCTCGGGTGGGGAGCATCAAAGGCCCCTGTCGGGGGCCCAGGTGCGCGCTCGCCGCACCCTCCTCAGCAGTCGCGTTCGGTCACGAAACGGGCCAGGGCAAGCAGCTCCGCCTCGGCCAGCGGTGGCAGGGACAGCGAGCGCAGCACCGCGCCGGCGGTCTTGAGCTGGCGGTCCGCCTCAGCCGTGGTCCAGTCACGGCCGCCGGCCCGCTCGACCAGCGCCGCGATCCGCTCCAGGTCCTCGGTCGGCCGGTCGCCCTCGCTCACGAGGAAGGCCCGCAGCTCCTCCGCGTCCGGGCCGCCGGCCTCCAGCGCGACGACGACCGGCACCGACTTCTTGCGGGACTGCAGGTCGGACAGCACCGGCTTGCCGGTGACGGCCGGGTCGCCCCAGATACCGAGCAGGTCGTCGATCAGCTGGAAGGCCGTGCCGAGGCGTGACCCGAACTCGGCGAGACCGTCGACGACCTCCTTGGGCGCGCCCGCGAGCACCGCGCCCAGGGAGGCGGCACAGGCCAGCAGGGCGCCGGTCTTGCCGTCCTCCATGTGCAGCGTCTCGGCGACCGTGACGTCCGAGCGGCTCTCGAACAGCAGGTCCTCGGCCTGGCCGCGGACCAGGTCCTGCACGCCGGCGCCCAGGATCACCGCCGCCTTGCGGCCGGGCTCGCCCTCGACCTCCAGCAGGACCTGCGTCGCCAGGCCGAGCAGCGCGTCGCCGGCGAGAATCGCGCCGTCCGCGCCGAAGACCGTCCACGCGGTCGGCCGGTGCCGACGCTCGGTGTCGCCGTCCATCAGGTCGTCGTGCAGCAGCGAGAAGTCGTGCACCAGCTCGACCGCCACGGCCGCGGGCAGGCCGACCTCGGCCGGTGCGCCCGCCGCCTCGGCGGACAGCAGCGCGAGCGCCGGGCGCACGAGCTTGCCGCCGCCTCCGGGCTGCGGGTTGCCGTCCGCGTCGACCCAGCCGCGGTGGTACTCGACGACGTGCCGAAGACGCGGGTGCAGCCGCGCGACCGTCTGGCGCAACGCGGGAACGGTTAGCGTCCGACCACGCTCGATGGCCTCCGGAACCGTCATGGTCATGCCGGGTTACTCCCAACGCTGTTCGTGGTCGGCGTGGATGCCGAGCTGGTACCCGTCGAGGCACCAGGATCGGTCGCGGTCTCGCTCCCGGGCGCGGTGGCGGCCTTGACGGCCAAAGTGGGCTGCGCCGGGACTGGTGGGCTGGTGGGCTGAACGTCTGATCTGGTCGGCGTGGTCCCCAGACGCGGCCAGGTGACATCGCCCGAAACCGTCCCCGGCTCGCGTGCGTTCACCCCCACGCTGGCCAGCGTCTCACGGGCAGCAGCGAGCCCGCTACGCACAGCTCCCTCCATGGTCGCCGGCCAGCCGGTGTCGGTCCACGCGCCGGCCAGGGCGAACCCGGGCAGAGCGGTGGCCGCTCCCGGGCGAAGAGCGAGCGATCCGGGCGCCTGGCGAAACGTTGCCGTGCGCTCTCTCGTCACGAAGACCTCGACGAGCTTCGCGTCCCGCGCCGCGGGCAGGATGCGACGCATCTCGGCGACGAACTCGTCACCGAGCTCGCCGGCCGGCCGGTCGATCCACGGCTCGGCGGCGGACTGGGAGAGCGCCACGTACTGCGAACCTGGCGGCGCCATGCCGGTACCGGACAGTCCGGACGCCCCGGTCCGGTCGAAGATCCACTGGATCGGCGAACCGGTGACGGCCAGGAACGGCCCGTCGATCACCTTGCGGTCGAAGATCATGTGAATGTTCACGATCGGCGAGGTGCCCAGCTCCGTCAGGCCGGCCGGGTCCGGATGGGCCCCGGGCGGCAGCAGCTCGGCGGCGGCCGGCGGTGGCACGGCGAGCACCACGGCGTCGGCGGTCAGCACCGCCGAGTCGGACCGGCCGGCGCCGCTCGCGATCGCCACCTCGTAGCCGGCGTCCGTCCGGGTGATCGAGCGGACCTTCACGTTGGTACGCACGTCGGCGCCGGCGTCGGCGAGCGCCTTGGCCGCGGCCTCGCCATGCAGCTGCTGCAACGGCACGTCGGCCCAGCCGATGTCGGCCGCGTCCGCCCGCTCCAGCAGCCCCGTGCGCACCACCTTCGCCGCGAGGCCCAGCGAGGCCTCCCCCGCCGGCACGTTCAGCGTGGCGACGGTGAGCAGCTCCCAGAGCGTCTCGGTGGCCGTCGGGCCCTGCCGATGCGCCGTCAGCCAGTCGCCGAACGACCGGCCGTCGACGGCCGGTGACCGCTGGTCGAGCCGGCCGAGCTGGAACGCGGCCAGCGCCGCGGTGACCCGCTGGGCGGGCGCCAGCGCCTTGTAGCCGAGCAGCGCGGGGGCCAGGTGCAGCGGCGCGGGCAGCCTGGCCTTCGTCCGGCGCAGCCGGGCGTGCGTGCCGAGCCGGTCCCCGAGCAGCACCGGGACGTCCAGCCGCTCCTGCAGCGTGGTCTGGTGCTCGACGCCGAGCCGGTTCAGGAAGCCCCGGTAGGCCGTGCAGCAGCGCATGAACACGTGCTGCCCTGTGTCGACCCACAGGCCCTTGCGGTCGAACGACGCGGTCGCGCCGCCCAGGCGGGGCCGGGCCTCCAGCAGCACCACGTCGACGCCGCTGTCCGCGGCCACCAGCGCGGCGGTCAGGCCGGCCAGGCCGCCGCCGACGACGACGAGCCGCGGCCGTGTCACGCGCGTCTGCGCCGTCACGAGGCCGCACCTCCCGCACCAGGGGCCGCCGGGCGGGCACGCTCGGGCCGGCCGGCAAGGCTGCGGGCGGCGACCAGCGCCTTCTCCCTGGCGGGCAGGGACACCCGCTGGGTGAGCACGGCCGCCGGCTCGGCCTGAATCCGGCGGTTGAGCCGCAGGTAGATCCCGGCGAGGGCACCGCAGCAGGCGGCGCTGCGCCGGTCGAGCAGGTCCAGCAGCACCAGGCCGCGGGAGTACCACTCCTCGGCGCGCGCGGTGCCCATCCGCAGGTAGTCGACGAGCGCGTCCC is a genomic window of Pseudofrankia inefficax containing:
- the hpnE gene encoding hydroxysqualene dehydroxylase HpnE, with the translated sequence MTAQTRVTRPRLVVVGGGLAGLTAALVAADSGVDVVLLEARPRLGGATASFDRKGLWVDTGQHVFMRCCTAYRGFLNRLGVEHQTTLQERLDVPVLLGDRLGTHARLRRTKARLPAPLHLAPALLGYKALAPAQRVTAALAAFQLGRLDQRSPAVDGRSFGDWLTAHRQGPTATETLWELLTVATLNVPAGEASLGLAAKVVRTGLLERADAADIGWADVPLQQLHGEAAAKALADAGADVRTNVKVRSITRTDAGYEVAIASGAGRSDSAVLTADAVVLAVPPPAAAELLPPGAHPDPAGLTELGTSPIVNIHMIFDRKVIDGPFLAVTGSPIQWIFDRTGASGLSGTGMAPPGSQYVALSQSAAEPWIDRPAGELGDEFVAEMRRILPAARDAKLVEVFVTRERTATFRQAPGSLALRPGAATALPGFALAGAWTDTGWPATMEGAVRSGLAAARETLASVGVNAREPGTVSGDVTWPRLGTTPTRSDVQPTSPPVPAQPTLAVKAATAPGSETATDPGASTGTSSASTPTTNSVGSNPA
- a CDS encoding polyprenyl synthetase family protein, which translates into the protein MTMTVPEAIERGRTLTVPALRQTVARLHPRLRHVVEYHRGWVDADGNPQPGGGGKLVRPALALLSAEAAGAPAEVGLPAAVAVELVHDFSLLHDDLMDGDTERRHRPTAWTVFGADGAILAGDALLGLATQVLLEVEGEPGRKAAVILGAGVQDLVRGQAEDLLFESRSDVTVAETLHMEDGKTGALLACAASLGAVLAGAPKEVVDGLAEFGSRLGTAFQLIDDLLGIWGDPAVTGKPVLSDLQSRKKSVPVVVALEAGGPDAEELRAFLVSEGDRPTEDLERIAALVERAGGRDWTTAEADRQLKTAGAVLRSLSLPPLAEAELLALARFVTERDC